The following proteins come from a genomic window of Fontisubflavum oceani:
- a CDS encoding D-amino-acid transaminase, protein MTRIVYVNGDYLPETEAKISIFDRGFLFADGVYEVTSVLDGKLIDFAGHATRLERSLNELEMQTPVTMDALLEIHRELVARNEITDGLVYLQITRGAAADRDFAYPAEDTPSTIVLFTQNKPGLAESPAAKTGIKVISIEDQRWGRRDIKTVQLLYPSMGKMMAKAAGADDAWMVEDGAVTEGTSNNAYIVKGNTIITRHLGNEILHGITRAAVLRFAREAQMKVEERAFTMDEAKAADEAFVTSASTFVMPVVEIDGQAVGTGVPGNVASRLREIYLDESRKAAI, encoded by the coding sequence ATGACTCGCATCGTTTATGTGAATGGCGATTATCTGCCGGAAACCGAGGCCAAAATCTCGATCTTCGACCGCGGCTTCTTGTTTGCCGATGGGGTTTATGAAGTGACCTCGGTCCTGGATGGCAAGCTGATTGATTTCGCAGGCCATGCTACGCGGCTCGAGCGGTCGCTCAATGAGCTTGAGATGCAGACGCCGGTGACGATGGACGCGCTTCTGGAGATTCACCGCGAATTGGTCGCGCGGAACGAGATCACTGACGGGCTTGTCTATCTGCAGATCACTCGCGGTGCAGCGGCGGATCGGGACTTTGCGTATCCGGCCGAGGATACCCCTTCGACGATTGTGCTGTTCACCCAGAACAAACCTGGCCTCGCGGAAAGCCCGGCGGCGAAGACGGGGATCAAGGTGATCTCGATCGAAGACCAACGGTGGGGGCGCCGCGATATCAAAACCGTGCAACTGCTCTACCCGTCGATGGGCAAAATGATGGCCAAGGCGGCGGGGGCGGATGATGCCTGGATGGTTGAGGATGGCGCAGTGACCGAGGGCACCTCCAACAATGCGTATATCGTCAAGGGCAACACCATCATTACCCGGCATCTGGGCAATGAGATTTTGCATGGAATCACACGCGCAGCGGTTTTGCGCTTTGCGCGAGAAGCACAGATGAAGGTCGAGGAACGCGCCTTTACCATGGATGAAGCGAAAGCCGCGGACGAAGCCTTTGTGACCTCGGCCTCGACTTTCGTTATGCCGGTTGTTGAGATCGACGGGCAAGCTGTTGGCACCGGCGTGCCAGGGAATGTGGCCTCCCGGCTCCGCGAGATTTATCTCGACGAAAGCCGGAAAGCCGCGATCTGA
- a CDS encoding calcium-binding protein encodes MLSGVSILALLLGGVALTALINDDDDSSNDGAEDPTVEEPPVADGTVLGTPEDDLLQATLDQNTVFGLEGDDIITGSGEADSLHGGDGNDTIDGAFGNDALFGGEGDDYLNGERGNDSIRGGLGDDQLAGDLGADTLVGGAGNDGLFGEEGNDSLSGNDGDDRLFGSSGNDILSGGDGNDDLFAGTGDDSLNGGIGNDTIDGGFGNDLLRGGEGGDLVFDFFGNDTLFGGDGNDILDARDDAGSLTTTSDSLSGGEGDDTLVADNGDVLTGGAGEDDFRVAHVDGTSDVTITDYETLGDELIIDAVLPSSINAMGPSNLSYQDGAGELEVLLNTPDGVSVVVARLTGLTTADTINANLMITTVP; translated from the coding sequence ATGCTTAGTGGAGTTTCAATTCTTGCTCTCCTTCTGGGAGGGGTCGCACTTACCGCACTGATAAATGATGACGATGATTCGTCGAATGACGGTGCGGAAGACCCGACCGTCGAGGAACCGCCCGTCGCAGACGGGACCGTTCTTGGCACGCCCGAGGACGATCTTTTGCAAGCCACCTTGGATCAGAACACAGTTTTTGGGCTCGAAGGTGACGACATTATCACCGGCTCGGGCGAAGCAGATTCACTCCATGGAGGGGATGGAAACGACACCATTGATGGCGCCTTTGGCAATGATGCGTTGTTTGGCGGCGAGGGTGACGACTACCTGAATGGCGAGCGCGGCAATGACAGCATCCGCGGCGGGCTAGGTGACGACCAACTGGCCGGAGATCTCGGCGCGGATACGTTGGTTGGCGGTGCCGGGAACGACGGTCTCTTTGGGGAAGAGGGCAACGATTCTCTTTCGGGGAATGACGGCGACGACCGCCTGTTCGGTTCTTCCGGGAATGACATACTCAGCGGCGGCGACGGTAATGATGACCTATTTGCGGGTACCGGCGACGACAGTCTCAATGGCGGCATCGGCAATGACACAATAGATGGTGGATTCGGCAATGATCTGCTGCGAGGTGGTGAAGGGGGTGATTTGGTCTTCGATTTCTTTGGGAATGACACACTCTTCGGTGGCGACGGCAATGATATCCTGGACGCACGGGACGATGCCGGTAGCTTGACCACGACCTCAGACTCGCTGAGTGGCGGTGAAGGCGATGACACCCTCGTTGCCGACAATGGCGATGTGCTGACTGGCGGCGCAGGTGAGGATGATTTCCGCGTCGCTCATGTCGATGGCACCAGTGATGTCACGATCACCGACTATGAGACCCTGGGAGACGAGCTCATCATCGACGCGGTCTTGCCAAGCTCAATCAATGCGATGGGCCCCTCAAATCTCAGCTATCAGGATGGAGCTGGCGAATTGGAGGTATTACTGAACACGCCGGACGGTGTGAGCGTCGTTGTCGCACGCCTGACAGGGCTGACAACCGCCGATACAATCAACGCAAACTTGATGATCACGACCGTTCCATAA
- a CDS encoding VOC family protein yields MSRNFKIRALGEIAIRCNDLGPMVAFYEETLGLERMTGNATSGIVFFRIAEGFGGHTSVLALFDKGYNARPGLHPAGPEAPETGARSSLHHIALSLPYAEQEAVMAWYDEQGLPYRVEYFEWIGWRGIFTEDPEGNTVELVAYDSSLLKEN; encoded by the coding sequence ATGAGCCGGAACTTCAAAATCCGCGCGCTCGGCGAGATCGCCATTCGCTGCAACGACTTGGGGCCGATGGTCGCGTTCTATGAAGAGACGCTCGGGCTTGAACGCATGACAGGCAATGCCACATCCGGCATCGTGTTTTTTCGCATCGCCGAAGGGTTTGGCGGCCACACCTCGGTCCTTGCCCTATTCGACAAAGGCTATAATGCACGCCCGGGCCTCCACCCTGCCGGTCCCGAGGCACCAGAAACCGGCGCGCGTTCTTCTCTCCACCATATCGCGCTCAGCCTGCCCTATGCTGAGCAGGAGGCCGTCATGGCCTGGTATGACGAGCAAGGCCTGCCCTATCGGGTCGAGTATTTTGAGTGGATCGGCTGGCGCGGGATTTTCACAGAAGATCCTGAAGGCAATACGGTTGAATTGGTCGCGTATGATTCGTCTCTTTTGAAAGAGAATTGA
- a CDS encoding peptidoglycan-binding domain-containing protein — protein MIFDNFHVIERYNPADAYVIAVGHLSDRITGGTSFRGTWPRGDRALTRDEREELQRRLTRAGFSTNGIDGIVGPETIDAVRRYQASIGQTPDGYASLRILDRLR, from the coding sequence GTGATTTTCGACAATTTCCACGTGATCGAACGCTACAATCCTGCCGATGCCTATGTGATCGCCGTTGGTCACCTCTCGGATCGGATCACCGGCGGCACCAGTTTCCGCGGAACCTGGCCGCGCGGAGATCGCGCCCTGACGCGAGACGAACGCGAAGAACTTCAACGTCGCCTGACCCGGGCCGGTTTCTCGACCAATGGGATCGATGGGATTGTCGGCCCAGAAACCATCGATGCGGTGCGCCGTTATCAAGCCTCCATCGGCCAGACACCGGATGGTTACGCATCGCTTCGGATCTTGGACCGTCTCAGATGA
- the dapE gene encoding succinyl-diaminopimelate desuccinylase has product MTDAIDPQRLTADLIRCPSVTPEEGGALHLLQDALADAGFISIRVDRNGIPNLFARWGGKGHAKTLGFNGHTDVVPVGDEAAWTHPPFGAEEADGWLYGRGATDMKSGVAAFVAAAIDFVRDTPPDGAIILAITGDEEGTSTDGTIAILDWMAEEGEAMAACIVGEPTSLETIGDMIKIGRRGSMTAFFTVTGKQGHSAYLDRALNPMPAVALLGHRLSTHILDEGTDHFDPSTCAVTTIDTGNTASNVIPAQTRMTANLRFNDTHSGASLTDWLQSEADKVAAETGTTITMEVKISGEPFLTPPGPLSDLVAHAVAAETGQTPILSTTGGTSDARFVKSHCPVVELGLVGHRMHQVDERAWIQDIHDLKRVYARVLTDYFA; this is encoded by the coding sequence ATGACCGACGCCATTGACCCCCAGCGCTTGACCGCTGACCTGATCCGCTGCCCCTCGGTCACGCCCGAAGAAGGCGGCGCGCTGCACTTGCTGCAGGACGCCCTAGCCGATGCCGGATTTATCAGCATTCGCGTGGATCGGAACGGCATTCCCAACCTCTTCGCCCGATGGGGCGGGAAGGGACACGCCAAGACCCTCGGTTTCAACGGTCATACCGATGTGGTCCCCGTCGGCGATGAGGCTGCTTGGACCCATCCACCCTTTGGCGCGGAAGAGGCCGATGGCTGGCTCTATGGCCGGGGCGCGACCGATATGAAATCCGGCGTCGCGGCCTTTGTCGCCGCCGCGATTGATTTCGTGCGAGATACGCCCCCCGACGGCGCAATCATCCTGGCGATCACCGGCGATGAGGAAGGCACCTCGACCGATGGCACCATCGCCATTCTCGACTGGATGGCCGAAGAGGGTGAGGCGATGGCGGCTTGCATCGTCGGCGAACCCACCAGCCTGGAAACCATCGGAGACATGATCAAAATCGGTCGCCGTGGCTCGATGACCGCGTTTTTCACGGTCACCGGCAAACAGGGCCATTCCGCCTATCTCGACCGCGCGCTGAACCCGATGCCCGCCGTCGCGCTCCTTGGCCATCGCCTCTCAACCCACATCCTCGACGAGGGCACCGACCATTTCGACCCCTCCACCTGCGCGGTGACCACAATCGACACCGGCAACACCGCGTCCAATGTGATCCCGGCGCAAACCCGGATGACCGCGAACCTGCGCTTCAACGATACCCATTCCGGTGCATCGCTCACCGATTGGCTGCAATCTGAGGCCGACAAAGTCGCCGCCGAAACCGGCACCACCATCACCATGGAGGTCAAGATCTCCGGCGAGCCGTTCCTAACCCCGCCGGGCCCCCTCTCGGACCTTGTGGCGCATGCCGTCGCCGCAGAGACTGGCCAAACGCCCATCCTCTCCACCACCGGCGGCACCTCGGATGCCCGGTTCGTCAAATCGCACTGCCCGGTTGTTGAACTCGGCCTGGTCGGGCACCGGATGCACCAGGTTGATGAACGCGCCTGGATTCAGGACATTCACGATCTCAAACGTGTCTATGCCCGGGTGCTGACCGATTACTTCGCCTGA